The Brassica oleracea var. oleracea cultivar TO1000 chromosome C7, BOL, whole genome shotgun sequence sequence CGGCTAATTTATTGAATAGTCGGTGTACTTGCTACTATCTTCGACACTGAGACTGTTTATTATCTATTCATTTTGATCCCCAAATTTGCTCTGCAGAATTTTGAGTTTACTTGACATCATTTTTTGGAGCTATTGTTACCTTTGGAACATCTGTCTCTTCAGTTGTGTCTGGTGTAGGGATCATATTCTAATAGATTCTTTGTTTGTTTGATTGAATCCCGCTTGTCTCGTACCCCTTTACCATTTGTTGAGTGGTATCGGCTAGGGACCCTGACACTATATTCCAGGTGATTCTGCTTTCCATGTTATTATCAGTTTGATGATCCCCAAGTGCAATATGTTAATTCATGTATGTGGTGTGGCTCGTAGATGACAGATATGTAAGGCACTTTCTCCGAAGGAAATTTTTTTATATGCAAAACAAAATGTCCTTGGTAAACCGCCAGTCCTCGTCTGGGGAAACATTTGCTTGCCCATGGTGGTGATGAGGTTTCTTGAAACTTTTGCCCGCTCAGGGATCTGTCAGCCCGGACTCATAAACTACTTGTTCGCTATACAATGTATATCTCTTTGTATTGAATAAACAATAGTAGTTACATGACCTAAATCTCATTTATACCTGAGAACAACAAGTGCTAGTTAATAAACTCCCATGCCTTTCCGTTGGTCAACAACCAACCGTCGTCGACATTTACATGTTTGGGGGGTTTCAATCGTTCAATTCGGCTCTTACAATGTTATGGGCCTCTTAAACTTATTTATGAGGCTAATGGCCCAAATACAGAGGCGAGCGACATGTCCGGAACATACTTACCCGTGTTACCGAACAGGTCTGAAAGAGAAACCCCAGAAGAAGGTTTAGCGAATGCTGCATCTTTAGGGCTTAAAGGCCAAATTGGTTTGTTTCTCAAGGCAAAAAATTTCATCCTATTCGAATTTGGAGGATCCTTGTAATGGCGAGTAGAAAGCTGATTCGAGATTTACTCATCACAAGGCAGCCTCTCTTCCTCCGATTGGCGCATCAACGGGTCCGTGCGTCTATCGTATCGATTTTGTTGTTTCTACTGTTTGTGATTGCGAACCGGGCTGATTCGATTTGGTATTTTTTTTTTTTTTTTTGTAGAGATTCATGCCAGCCATTGGGTATTCGATTAATCGCCGGTTCAGCATTTTCAGCGACTTGTCCAAGAAAATTAGAGGGGAAGCTGAAAGGTTATCTTTTTTTTTTTTTTTTATGCCAATTCTTATATATGTTTAGTGGATGAGATGTTGTTAGTTCAAAGTTTGTTTACATTTTCGCAGCAATCCTGAATTCCAAAAAACAGTCAAGGAGCTCAAGGAAAAGGCAGAAGAGCTTAAAGTTGTCAAAGAGGACCTCAAAGTTAAGTAAGTTACATCTACTATTTCTTCACCTTACTTACTGAGAGAGGAAGCTTCTTATGAATGAAATCAAAAAAACAAAACAAAACGCAGAACAAAAGAAAAGACTGAGCAGCTCTACAAGCAAGTTGATGGTGTCTGGACCGAGGCTGAATCTGTCGCTAAAAAGGTACTAGAGCGGCATTATCGATATTTATATAAAACTAGTGCAATTATTTCCTAAGCTGGGTTGTCTCTTCTTTGCATTTGTTTTTGGTATGTCTGTGTTAAGAATGTGCTTATTGTTTTACCTCTTTCTGAAACCGTTTGCTGTACTTGAACGTATCAAGTATCGCTTGTTGTTTGGTAACTGAATACTATACTTATGAACGTTATTTATATGTATGAGGACCCAAACTTTGTACACTGTTAAAGACTATAGGATTGTTTCTTACCAAACAGCTTTGATGGCGCAGGTCTTTTTATGCATTTTTTTTTTGTTTTTGTGATCAGGTGAAGGAGTCATTCAAGCTTGGTAAGGAGGAGAATGCAGAGTCAGCAAGTTCATCAGGCACAGGAAACTCTAAAGAGGAAAACCAGCAACAGCAGCAATCAGGCACTACTGAGGGAGGTCAACATACATTATTTGAAAAAATTAAATCAAGCATTTCTTCGCCCCTTGACATAGCGAGGAAGGGAATTGACATTGTGAAGGATGAGTTGCGAGGAGGCACGCCTAAAAAGAAGCACCTGGAATACACGCCTCCCCCACCATTTACAGGTGTGAAAAGTACGAGAACTGATCTGGTGGTTACTCCTACAAAACAGTCCAAGTGGCAAAAGAAATGGGAATCTTTAAGAGAAAAGGTAACAGCGACCCTCTTTGTCTTTTCCGCTTATGCCATGTTATATTTTCCTCTTGTTAACTTTGAATTTTGGTTTAGATGCAAGCTCATCCTGCTTTTAAACGTCTAAGCGGGATAAGTGAGCCTGTTGTCAACAAGAGCCAAGAGGTAATGAACCATTTTCTCTCTTTACTCATTTCGTTCAGAGATCTTATGTTACAATAGTCTCTTTGATAATACTGTTTTGTACTTGTTAATTGGCAAATGCATCTTGACTGTGTAGATTGCAGAGGATGTTGTGGAAAGATGGGAAACCAGTGACAATCCCATTGTTCACAAAATTCAGGAGTATGCTCTAATTGCTCCCACCTTATTATTTCGTTAAATATGAACTTACTTACAACAACCTATATATATATATATATGTGTGTGTGTGTTTGGCAGCTTAAATGAGGCAGTGTTTAACGAAACAGATTCTGGATCAACTTATAAGGAGATACGCCGCCGAGATCCGTAAGTGATACAGGCTGAGTAATTAGTTTGAAAAATGTGGCCCCCTCTCGGTTAATTATACCTTTTTATCACTTTCTTGCATAGATCGTTCTCCTTGACGGACTTTGCTGCAGAAGTTCATGAAGCCATCAAACCAGTCTTGAGTGCATATAGCAAGGTTAGTATGGATCATCTACACTCCCGTATTTGATTTTTTGTGGCCTCTAAATTGTCTCCCATCTCCGAGCCAGGGAGATGCTGAGACACTGAAGAAGTATTGTAGCCCGGAAGTGATTGAACGGTGCACTGCAGAGCTCGCAGCTTTAAAAGGCCATGATCTTTTTTTCGATCACAAGGTAAAGATTGTTTTGTCAAACTTGGTTCACACCATGAGATCATGTAAAGCCTGTGAGTCAGTTGGCTTCATTTTTTTTTGTTGTGTTGTTCAGATTCTGCACATATCGGAAGTAGAAGTTGAAGAGACAAAGATGATGGGAACTACACCCACAATCATCGTCAGGGTAAATGATTTTTTTTTTTTTTTTTTTTTTTTTTTTTTTTTTTTTTTTTTTTTTTTTTTTTTTTTTTTTTTTTTTTTTTTTTTTTTTTTTTTTTTTTTTTTTTTTTTTTTTTTTTTTTTTTTTTTTTAATTATGAGAGGTCATACTTTAGCTAAGATGTGCATTTCATGGATTGTATCATCATCTTTGATGAAGTTCCAAACGCAAGAAATCTTCTGTGTTCGTGACAAGAAGGGCAATATCAAAGAAGGAGGCCAGGTATATATAGAAACTGTAGTACTAGTGATATAAATCAAAACCAGAAAAACATTATATTAATCTACACTGCTCTAAAACTATGTTGGGTGTGTGATGGATGTAGGACACGATACATTCGGTGTACTACAAGTGGGCAATGCAACAAGTGGAGGCAGGGGAGGAATCTATGTATCCCATTTGGAGGCTCAGAGATATATGTAAACTTGGTGCTGCTCAAGCTCTGATTTAAAATCGTTCTTTGGTTTATACCTTAAAGCTAAGCCTCTTTTATATCATTCTCACTCTTGCTCTCTGCAACGTATCAGTAGAGTATTATTTACTCAAAATCTTGCCCACTCTTTTCCCTCCTTTTTCGTGTTCTTCTTCCTCGGGAAGAATTGAGGTTCCCATGTTTTTGGGTTATAAGTTTTGACATGTATTTGATTAGTCCCCACCATGTCTCTTGTTTTGAAGGGTTCTTGCTTCTGTTAGTCCTAAGGGGATAATACACTCTTCGGAAAATAAGAAACAACATTTACAATTCGTTATCGAGTGTCATTATGTTTTTGTCTTCATTTTTTTTTTGGGGTCAAATGTTTTTGTCTTCATTTTTATCAGTAAGTTGTGACATATAAAATGGCCTGCTTTCCAGTTTTATATAATTTTTATCTCGAAGCTATATAAAAGGAAAAACGGTTAACTATATATATCTGCACAATCCAGAAGAATTGGTTTGATTACCAGATTTTTTATTATTACTGATGAAGTGATGAGTGAGTATTTTAAGTAGCAGCAGTAAGTGGAATATTTTGTGTGTCTTCCGAACTAAGCACAACACCAACTTGTATATAATCAATCCTCTCTTATCTCGCTCTTGAGTTTTGAGCTTCTTCTCTCCTCTGAATCTTTGCCATCATTCTTGGGTCATCACTTGCCTGAGAATTATTAGCTTCCAAAATATAGCTTGGAAGAGCTTAGCCGCCAAATTCCAGACTCCGGAGATCCAAAACCAAACCCCTAACCCTGTACAGTACATAAGCTTCCGACAACCGTTCAATCCACCGACCAGAGAAATCTCTTTGAGACAGACAGACTCCAGTGTTTTTCTAAAAAGGGGTTGTATACGTCCATAAGCCAGAATTGGTTCTAGAGAAGGGAATAGACGAGAGAGCCCAAGAGTTCATCAACAGAATCAAAGCAGAGATACTACTCCTAAGCAGAGGCTACTTTAGTAGTTAATTTATGTGTGTATAAGAAAGGGTACAATTTCAACTATTCTGTAAGAAGAAGAAAAAAACAATCGTGTATGGATTTAGCTTCACTCTTTAAAAGTTCTTCTCCATGAACCATAAATAGATTTCACTTAACAAGATGATGAGCTAAATCGGATGAATTGACAACATTAAGTGGATGTGTATACCATATCAAAATAGGGGTTAGTCGTTTGAAACACGAACAACCAAACCAGAAGTGGTTTGAAAAGTTTTGAGGTGACCGGAGCCAATGAGATCTCGTATGTGAAATCTCATATCAAGAGGAGAGTAGCGGAGTCGTCTCTTTTCAAGCTCGGCCAAGAACATCTCTTTATGTCGCTTTCGCTTTAGCAACGAGAGTAGCTCCTTCCTTCCCTGATCATATCAGATTGAGAGAGTAAGAGAAAAAGGTTGACGATCACTTACGAAGAAAAGTTTTGTTTTATTTTAGGAGGTTACCTGCAGTAAAGCCTTCCACAGTTTGCCAATACTGGGAATGGCGAACCAGTACATGTCTGGATCGATAAGTTGGCGTGTCTGAGAGAGAAAATGGTGTATGAAGAGTTAAAAAGAGAGCGAAAAAAAAAGAGGATTATTAATATTTACATACGAGAAGGCCAGCGTTGATTAAGAGAGTGATGTGCGCATCCTTCACCTTTCCGCCCAATGCCAAGAGCGAACACTGCATTGAGTTTTAGTTGAAAACTTTAGGCATCTATACAAGAGAGAATTTGGATTAGAATAGAGAGAGAGAGAGAGAGGAGTCTCACAAGCTCATGATGTGCAATACTGGGTTCGAGTTTAGAATCAAGGACATGTTCTTTGAACCACTTGAAAATATCAGTATCACTCTGTTTATTCTCTTCCATCCTCTTTGCTATTCGATCCACCTTAAAACATATTGGAGTGGATTGATTACAAAGAAAGAAGATCAATATCGAAAATTTAAAATAGACGAGAAGGAAGGACAGCAGCAATAGCAGAGCCAACCTGGTAAAGATAGTCATCCAGAAAGATGATGGCATGATCATCTTGTCCAGTGTTGAGTTTGAAAACACGAACAGCTTTATCCCTTCGTAACCGCTGCACGAAATAGAGATGATCAAAGATAGAATCCAAAAGTAGGAACTTTTCAAAAGGAAACTATATGGTTGGTTAGAGAAAGGGAAAGCAATACCTCAAGTTCTCTATCGACTTGGGTTCTATCGTTGAGGCTACTGTACAATTGCGACTGTAATATGAATGGCGGCACCGAAGCCTAAGCAGTTGATGAGACAGAGTAAACGAGACCGGGACTCCAATTTCAAGACAAGAGAGAATGTCGAATTGATTTTAATAAGAGATGGAATGGAACCTGGTCAATGCGAGGAAACTGAGCCCGCATCATCCGAAGCGCCACAGAAGTATCGCTAAA is a genomic window containing:
- the LOC106301698 gene encoding mitochondrial import inner membrane translocase subunit TIM44-2-like, whose translation is MASRKLIRDLLITRQPLFLRLAHQRRFMPAIGYSINRRFSIFSDLSKKIRGEAESNPEFQKTVKELKEKAEELKVVKEDLKVKTKEKTEQLYKQVDGVWTEAESVAKKVKESFKLGKEENAESASSSGTGNSKEENQQQQQSGTTEGGQHTLFEKIKSSISSPLDIARKGIDIVKDELRGGTPKKKHLEYTPPPPFTGVKSTRTDLVVTPTKQSKWQKKWESLREKMQAHPAFKRLSGISEPVVNKSQEIAEDVVERWETSDNPIVHKIQDLNEAVFNETDSGSTYKEIRRRDPSFSLTDFAAEVHEAIKPVLSAYSKGDAETLKKYCSPEVIERCTAELAALKGHDLFFDHKILHISEVEVEETKMMGTTPTIIVRFQTQEIFCVRDKKGNIKEGGQDTIHSVYYKWAMQQVEAGEESMYPIWRLRDICKLGAAQALI
- the LOC106304035 gene encoding serine/threonine-protein kinase 19 homolog isoform X2 codes for the protein MFFSPIGFCGYEEDELTFSDTSVALRMMRAQFPRIDQASVPPFILQSQLYSSLNDRTQVDRELERLRRDKAVRVFKLNTGQDDHAIIFLDDYLYQVDRIAKRMEENKQSDTDIFKWFKEHVLDSKLEPSIAHHELCSLLALGGKVKDAHITLLINAGLLTRQLIDPDMYWFAIPSIGKLWKALLQGRKELLSLLKRKRHKEMFLAELEKRRLRYSPLDMRFHIRDLIGSGHLKTFQTTSGLVVRVSND
- the LOC106304035 gene encoding serine/threonine-protein kinase 19 homolog isoform X1, whose translation is MKNITNPETSVAAAGGKKRRREEEEEVGGSHAANEDECFSLQDELTFSDTSVALRMMRAQFPRIDQASVPPFILQSQLYSSLNDRTQVDRELERLRRDKAVRVFKLNTGQDDHAIIFLDDYLYQVDRIAKRMEENKQSDTDIFKWFKEHVLDSKLEPSIAHHELCSLLALGGKVKDAHITLLINAGLLTRQLIDPDMYWFAIPSIGKLWKALLQGRKELLSLLKRKRHKEMFLAELEKRRLRYSPLDMRFHIRDLIGSGHLKTFQTTSGLVVRVSND